ACCCTGCAACAGAATGTCGATCGTCATGTTCAGCGATGTAAGCGGCGTGCGAAATTCATGCGACACCGTGGCCATAAAATCCGACTTCATCTGATCGAGCCTTTTCAAGCGCGTGACATCCTGTAAAAGCGTGACCACGCCATGCACGTGATCCTGTTCATCGGTAATCAGCGTTTGCCGAGGCCGGAAATAAAGCGTTTGCTCGCCATGCGCGATGGCGAGTAATTCATCCTGACGGGCGATTTCCTTGCGCAAGTTGGCGTCTGCGGTCAATAATTTTGCCAGGCACTCGTTCTTCAGAAGCTCGCCGACGGACTTGCCCTGCCAGTCTTTCTCCTTGGGAATGTGAAAAACTTTTGCCGCCGCCTGATTGACCGCGAGGAGATGGTTTTCTTCGTCGGTCAGGATAACCGGATCAGCGATGCTGGCGATGATCGCTTCGGATTTTTTCTTTTCCGCAATCAGTTGATGGATGTTCATTTCTTCATACGTGCGCAGTCTTTCCGTCATCTTATTGAACTCACGGGTCAGCTCGCCCAGCTCATCTTCCGCCATGATGTCGATCTTCTGATTCAGCCGCCCCTGGCTGATGCGGCGAATGGTTTGCGTCAACCGGCGCACCGGCCGGCGGATGCTGCGGGTAAATTGGATGCTTGCGATGATGCTCAACACCAAAGCCATCAGCGACGCCAGAATCACCGCATAAGCCGCTTGATCCGAAGTATTTTTGGTTTTTTTCTCCGCGGCAATCATCGCTTCTTTGTCCGTCTCCAGCAAGCGCAGACACAGAGAGCTCAACTTGGCGGCAAGAGGCTCCAGCTCAGCCTCCAGCCGCGCTTTGATCCACGTCGCGCTGGCGTTCAGCTCCGCCAGACGATAAATCGAATGCGCCGCCGTTAAAAATTGCGCATAGGTTGCGTTGATGCTGTCGAGAATGGCGGGATCAGTGGGAAGATTGAGATCGTTGATCGT
The window above is part of the candidate division KSB1 bacterium genome. Proteins encoded here:
- a CDS encoding ATP-binding protein, translating into MFIDKVLWWLASLGDKPISLTRSLRYKIALGFFVLVCINIATSIFAVYNFSQLGDVGRILRENYQSVRMTENMIDALERQNEACFELLLVDVDSSKTLFQANTDLFSLYAKTINDLNLPTDPAILDSINATYAQFLTAAHSIYRLAELNASATWIKARLEAELEPLAAKLSSLCLRLLETDKEAMIAAEKKTKNTSDQAAYAVILASLMALVLSIIASIQFTRSIRRPVRRLTQTIRRISQGRLNQKIDIMAEDELGELTREFNKMTERLRTYEEMNIHQLIAEKKKSEAIIASIADPVILTDEENHLLAVNQAAAKVFHIPKEKDWQGKSVGELLKNECLAKLLTADANLRKEIARQDELLAIAHGEQTLYFRPRQTLITDEQDHVHGVVTLLQDVTRLKRLDQMKSDFMATVSHEFRTPLTSLNMTIDILLQGLLGSVSVQQGELLATAKSDCERLTKLVKELLNLSKLESGKFQMKKESVNLQELVDDALKHLRVPLRMKEIEFETAIDSTLPDFSADREQLSWVITNLVSNALRYTPAKGKVTISAERENGMVQVSVADSGRGIPSEALDSIFEKFVQVKQPADATPGSVGLGLAIAKEVVEAHGGKIWVKSEVGKGSTFAFTIPLRHET